Sequence from the Guyparkeria hydrothermalis genome:
AATCCAGGCCTACGGCAACGAGGCCAAGCAGATGGTCGGCCGCACGCCGAAGTCGATCCACGCGGTCCGCCCGCTGCGAGACGGCGTGATTGCCGACTTCCACGTCACCGAGAAGATGCTGCAGTACTTCATCAAGAAGGTGCACTCCTCGCACTGGTTCCGCCCCAGCCCGCGCGTGCTGGTATGCGTACCGGTGGGCGCGACCCAGGTCGAGCGCCGCGCCATCCGCGAGTCGGTGCTCTCGGCCGGCGCCCGCCGCGCCTTCATCATCGAGGAGCCGATGGCCGCGGCGATCGGCGCTGGCGTCGACGTCGACGAGCCGCGCGGCTCGATGGTGGTCGACATCGGCGGCGGCACCTCCGAGGTGGGCGTCATCTCGCTGGACGGCATCGTCTATTCCTCATCGGTGCGCATTGGTGGCGACAAGTTCGACGAGGCGATCATCGCCTTCGTCCGTCGCCACTACGGCATCCTGATCGGCGAGGCCACCGCCGAGCGCATCAAGAAAGAGATCGGCTCGGCCTACCCGGGCAAGGAATTGCGCGAGATCGACGTCAAGGGCCGCAACCTGGCCGAAGGCGTGCCGCGCAGCTTCACGCTCAATTCCAACGAGATCCTCGAAGCTCTGCAGGAGCCGCTGTTCGGCATCGTCCAGGCCGTGCGCGCGGCCCTCGAGCAGACGCCACCGGAATTGGGTGCCGACATCGCCGAGCGGGGCATCGTGCTCACCGGTGGCGGCGCGCTGCTGCGTGATCTCGACAAGCTGATCATGGAAGAGACCGGTCTGCCGGTCGTGGTCGCCGAGAACCCGCTGACCTGCGTGGCGCGCGGTGGCGGCAAGGTCCTCGAGCTGATCGACCAGCGGAACAACACCCTCTTCGCTGACGAATAACGGCGCCGATCATGGCGCTTTTCGATTCCCACCGCCCCGGACTGAATCGGCTCCTGGTGCTGGTCGTGGTGTCGATCATCCTGA
This genomic interval carries:
- a CDS encoding rod shape-determining protein; the encoded protein is MFKGFRGIFSTDLSIDLGTANTLIYVSGRGIVLDEPSVVALRNDGGQTVIQAYGNEAKQMVGRTPKSIHAVRPLRDGVIADFHVTEKMLQYFIKKVHSSHWFRPSPRVLVCVPVGATQVERRAIRESVLSAGARRAFIIEEPMAAAIGAGVDVDEPRGSMVVDIGGGTSEVGVISLDGIVYSSSVRIGGDKFDEAIIAFVRRHYGILIGEATAERIKKEIGSAYPGKELREIDVKGRNLAEGVPRSFTLNSNEILEALQEPLFGIVQAVRAALEQTPPELGADIAERGIVLTGGGALLRDLDKLIMEETGLPVVVAENPLTCVARGGGKVLELIDQRNNTLFADE